The Amycolatopsis camponoti genome segment GGCTCACCCGGGCGGCGCAGCCATCAGCAACCGCGACCGAGTTCCACGTGAAACATCACCGCTGTAATTCGCTCGGCCGCGGCCGAGCGTTCCTCAACCGGATCCCGCTGAAGCCGAGAGAACTCGCCGACACCGCATCGACGAACCCCCACAAGTTCCGCATCACGCGAAGCTCGATCCCCGCCGCCTCGTGGAGCGCCAGCAGATCGCCGACCGGCTCCGGCGGACCCAGCGGCGAGACCGGAGACGTCGCCACCATCGCATGCGCGTGCGAGCCGAACGACCGGAACGACGAAGCCGCGAACCGGTACGCATACAACCGCACCGACTGCACCGCCGGGAGCCAGCCGTACTCGATCGCGTGTACCCGGGGACCGCCGAGCGACGCCCGATCCGGAGCGGTCGTCGACGGCGTCACCCAAGCCAGCGCGCGGGGGCACTGCCGCGGGAACCAGTAGTCCGGCGCTCTCGCGTCGTCGACCGCCCAGACGTACGCCTCCGGTTGCCGGGCCGTTGCGGCGACGTGGGGGACGAAGCGCGTGATCGTCGGGTCCTCCGAGAAGTGGAGAACCTCATCCGGTGCCGGACGCATGCACACAAAGAAGCGGCCCCACCTGACCGAGTCAAGTGGGGCCGCTTCGACAAACCGGGTACTCAGGACTCCGGGAAGATCACCACGCGGCGCTTCGGGTCCTCGCCCTCGCTCTCGCTCGTGACTCCGGCGACCGTCGCCACCGCGTCGTGAACGACCTTGCGCTCGAACGGGCTCATCGGCTGCAGCCGCACCCGCTCGCCGTTCTGCAGGACCGACTCCGCCGTCGAGCGGCCGAGCTCGCGCAGCTCCTCGCGGCGGTCCGCGCGCCAGCCCGCGATGTCCAGCATCAGCCGGCTCCGCGATCCCGTCTCCTGCTGGACCGCCAGCCGGGTCAGCTCCTGCAGCGCCTCGAGCACCGTGCCGCGGGGACCGACGAGCTTCTCGAGGTCCTCGCCGCCGTCGATGCTCACGATCGCGCGGCCCGCCTCGACGTCCAAGTCGATGTCGCCGTCGTAGTCGAGCAGGTCGAGCAGGCGCTCGAGGTAGTCGCCGGCGATGTCACCCTCCTGCACGAGGACGTCGTCGCCACCTCCCGCCTTCTGCTCGCCGGCCTCGTCGGAGGCGGGCTCCGGGGTCACGTCGTCCTGATCGGCGTCGATCGTGTCGATCGTCTCCGACATCATTCGTCTCCTCTCCGAACCGGTCGCGCCTCAGCGGCGCTTCCGGCCCGACTTCCTGGTCGAGTCTTTGAGAAGGCCCGGCACCCCCGTGCCGTTGTCCTTCGAGCCGTTCGAGCCGTTCTGGCCGCTCGTGTCGGCCGGTGCCGGAGCAGCTGCCTCCGCGGCCTGGGCGGCGGCCTCCGCGGGCGAGGTCTGGGCGAAGCCGTGAGCCGAGCCCGCCTTCGTGACCTTCTTCTGCGAGCCGCCCTGGGCGGGCTGGTTCTTCTTCTGCTGGACCGGCTTCTGGCCGACCTTCGGCGCGGTCGGCTTCTGTCCCGGCTTCGGGCCGAGCGACGCACGCTTCTCAGCGGCCTCCGCCTTGCGGGCCGCCTCTTCCTTGTCGATCTTCGTGTAGACGAGACGCTGCTGCATCAGGGTCCAGCCGTTGTTCGCCAGCCAGTAGAAGAGGAGGCCGAGCGGGAACAGCGCACCGAAGACGAGCACACCGAGCGGGAAGACGTACATCGTCAGCTTGTTCATGATCGCGGTCTGCGGGGTGGCCGACGCGGCGTTCTGGCGGGCCACCGAGTGCCGCGCGGTGAGGTGCGTGGCGATCGACGCGATGATCATCAGGGGCAGCGCGACCGGGAGGACGCCCCACTGGAAGCCGACGTTCGCGGCACCGCCGCTGACGACGCCGACACCGTTGTAGACGGCCTCGCCGAGGTTGACGCCGAAGAGCTTCGCGCTGACGTACGAGTGGACGTCGGCCTGGGAGAAGAAGTAGTTCTCGGTCTTCGGGCCGCCACCGGGAGGCGGCATCGTGAAGGCGCGAAGCACGTGGTTCAGGCCGATGAACACCGGGATCTGCAGCAGCATCGGCAAGCAGCTGCCGAGCGGGTTAACGCCGTGCTCGCGCTGGAGCTTCTGCATCTCCTGCGCTTGGCGCTGCCGGTCGTTGGCGTACTTCTTCTGGACCTTCTTCATCTCCGGCGCGAAGTCCTGCATCTTCTTCATCGACCGGACCTGGTTCACGAACGGCTTGAACATGATGCCGCGGACCGTGAACGTCAGGAAGATGATGCCGAGGATCCAGGAGATCGCCGTGGCTTCCCCGAAGACGAACCCGAAGACCTTGTGCCAACACCAGAGGATGAAGGACACGGGGTAGTAGATGAAATCGAGCACTGCTGCTACTCCTCGATCGGTGTTTCAGGTCTGCGGTAGCGCCACGAGAACTTCTCGGGTACCGGGTCGCGGCCGGGAGGTGTCCACGGACCGCAGCGCAGGAGCCGGCGCAGCGCGAGGTAGGAGCCGCCGGCGGCACCGTGCCGGGTCAGGGCTTCGACTGCGTACGCGCTGCAGCTCGGGTAGAACCGGCAAGCCGGCGGGAGGAAGGGCGAGATCGCCTTGCGGTAGAGCTTGATGGGGAGCAACAAGACCCAGGCGACGGGACCGGGCCGCGGGGGCGCGGTCTCCACGTCGTGGTCGTGCTCGGGAGTGGCTTGCATGCCGGTCACACCGCTGATCCGTGGTCGGGGGCCGCGTCTTCAGGACGCGTCGGGCGCGGGGCATCCCCGGCCGGACGGTGAGACGGCGATAGTCCCAGCCGACCTGACACCAGTCCGAGACGACGCAGTGCGGCGTCGAGATCGGCTCCGAGTTCCGCGCTGGACGCAGTCGCGGACGGCGGCAATGCCCGTACGACCAACGCACTGCCGGCGGGCAGGGTTCCGAGCCGGGCGGAAACGAGATGACGCAACCGGCGGGTGACACGGTGGCGGACCACCGAGTTCCCGACGGCCTTGCTCACCACAAAACCCGCCCTGGCCGCCGACACTGTGCCATCGAACTGCACAGCGTCGGCGGCCTCGGACGGGTCCGTGGTCAGTGCGTGGACGACGAGGCGACGCCTGCCTGCCCTGGACCCGCGACGCAGAACCACGCGGAAGTCCTCACTCCGCCGCAGACGTGCGGCAGCCGGCAGCACGGCGCGCCCCGACGAGCCGGATCAGGCCGACAGCGCGGCGCGGCCCTTGCGACGGCGGCCCGCGAGGATGGCCCGGCCGGCGCGGGTCCGCATGCGCAGGCGGAACCCGTGGGTCTTCGCGCGGCGGCGGTTGTTCGGCTGGAAGGTGCGCTTACCCTTGCTCACTGCTTCTCCTGTGTGTCGCGTCGGACGCCGGGGTTTCCGCCCCGTCGTCTGGCGTGTCGTGCGGGCGCACGGCAGTCTCTGGTGTCTCCTACCAACGTGTGGCCTCGTCACGACGAGCGACGACAACGTGGGCACGCGAATAGCACCCGTCGCATACGGGAGACCTTACGAGGGTACGCACCCCCGTCGGGCGGCCGGTAAGCACCCCCTCGGCCACGGTCTGCGACGAGGTCCGCGAAGTCGAGATCATCGACGCCGCGGCACCGAATGGCAACACGCCGTACACCGTGAAATGCTTGCGACCCAGGATGCCTTGTGGCAGCGGGCGGGGCTTGTTAGCGTGCCTCTCTCGGGTCACCGGTCGAGGTGCACGAGTAGCCGGGTGGTGGAGTGCCCACCTGCGTACGACGAGCCCGCAGGTGGCGTCGCCGCGGGTCGCCGTACATTAGTGCACAGCTGTGGACAACTATGTGGATATTCGCTGTGCCGATGCACACGCTGGTCCGCGAGGGGCGCCGGACCGTGTGACCAGGGGCGTCGGCCGTCCACGCCGACGAGGGGAGGGGAGCCGAACAGGTGTCGGAGCACCAGCACAATCTGGGCGTCATCTGGGAACAGGTGGTACGCGAACTGTCCGACGGGACCCTGTCCCCCCAGCAGCGCGCGTGGATGCGCGTCACCCGCCCGATCGGCCTGCTCGACGGCACCGCGCTCCTCGCCGCCCCCAGTGACTTCGCGAAGGAAGCGATCGAACGCGGTCTGCGCGGCGCGATCACCGACGCGCTTTCCCGGCGGCTCGGCCGCGCCATCTCGCTCGCGGTGAAGGTCGACAGCACCGAGACGGTCGCCCCGGTGCCCGCCCCCCACTACGTGCCGTCACCCGGCCGGGTGGAAAACGGTGCCGTCCCGGAGCCGGCGCCCGTGCCTCGGCCGGGCCCCGGTCCGATGCTGCCGCCGCCGCGTCCCGAACCGACGCCGCCGCTGCCCCCGCACCAGTCCCTCGCGCCGAAGCACGACGACGGCGACGACACCGATGAAGAGGTCGACGAAGAGGGCGAAGCGCTCGCCGCCGTCCACGAGATCTGGCCGACGTTCTCCGGCCAGCCGATCGCCGGCCAGCCCTACACCGCGCCGGCGCAGCCGCAGACGTCGAAGACGAAGCTGAACGAGAAGTACACGTTCGACACGTTCGTCATCGGTGCGTCCAACCGCTTCGCGCACGCGGCCGCGGTCGCCGTCGCCGAAGCACCGGCCCGCGCGTACAACCCACTGTTCATCTGGGGTGAGTCCGGGCTCGGCAAGACGCACCTGCTGCACGCGGTCGGGCACTACGCCCAGCGGCTCTTCCCGGGCATGCGCGTCCGGTACGTCTCGACCGAAGAGTTCACGAACGACTTCATCAACTCGCTGCGAGACGACCGCAAGGTCGCGTTCCAGCGGCGCTACCGCGACATCGACATCCTGCTCGTCGACGACATCCAGTTCCTGGAAGGCAAAGAAGGTACGCAGGAAGAGTTCTTCCACACCTTCAACACCCTCCACAACGCGAACAAGCAGATCGTCGTCAGCTCCGACCGCCCGCCCAAGCGCCTCGAGACGCTGGAAGACCGGCTGCGGACGCGGTTCGAGTGGGGCCTGATCACCGACATCCAGCCGCCCGAGCTCGAGACGCGCATCGCGATCCTCCGCAAGAAGGCGGCGCAGGACAGGCTGGCGGTGCCGGGCGACGTCCTGGAGTTCATCGCCTCGCGCGTCGAAGCGAACATCCGAGAGCTCGAAGGCGCGCTCATCCGCGTCACCGCGTTCGCGTCGCTGAACCAGCAGCCGGTGGACGCCGGCCTGGCGGAGATCGTGCTGCGGGACCTCATCCCCGACTCGCACGCCCCGGAGATCACGGCGCCGACCATCATGGGCGTCATCTCCGAGTTCTTCGATGTGACGCTCGACGACCTGTGCGGCCCCGGCAAGACGAAGGCGCTCGCCACGGCCCGCCAGATCGCGATGTACCTCTGCCGCGAACTGACCGACATGTCGCTGCCGAAGATCGGGCAGACGTTCGGCGGCCGCGACCACACGACCGTCATGCACGCGGACAAGAAGATCCGCAAGGAGATGGCCGAGCGCCGGCGCATCTACGACCAGGTGCAGGAGCTGACCTCGCGCATCAAGCAGCGCGCTCGCCAGTAGCACATTCCTTTTACCGCAACGACTTTGGGGCGTCCACGCACTGTGGACGCCCCTTTGTCGTCTTTGGACTGTCCGAAGCACACGTACGCGCGCGAAGCAGCGAAGCCACCTACGCGCGCTTCGCAAACTCGCGAAAATTGTTTGTACACAAGGAAGTTTCCCCATGGTGTGGGCGGATTGCCCACAGCGTCAACGGATCTCTGATCAGCGACGACGCGGAATCCGTCCACACCCCGCCCACAGGTGATCCACAGTGAATCCACACCCTTGTCCACGCTGATTCCACAGGTTGCCCACATTCTGTGCACAGCAGGGCCCGATCACTCGGAAGGGCGATTCGGACCGTGCTGTCCACCCCCAGATACAGCCCCGAACCTGGGGACAACCATGGGGACAACCGGGCCGATCTGTGGACGGATCGGGGGTCGCCCGAAACCATCCACGGGTGGCCCGAGTTGCCCACAGATCCACCACCACGGTTCTCCACACGCCCGCGAGTGCTCCGACCTGCGTAAACGACCTCAATCCACACAATCCACAACGCTTACTACTGCTACTGCCTTTTAGATCTCTTCTAAGAGAGAAAAGATAAAAACAGGCGGAGGACGAAGTTGGGGACAGCCGCGAGAACGTGTCGTCATGTCGACAAACCGAAGACCGGCCCGAGGTGACGCGGGCCGCCGCGACGGCCTAACGTGGACGCCTGCACCTGGTCCGTGCTCCGGCGAGTTCAAGCGGAGGGCGGACCGGCCGGAGGGGGCAGCCGGTCACTGCCCTGCCAGAGCGAGGCCTGGCCCGAGCCGACAGGGGCTCGGTCGTCGAAAGGATGCGCGCATGAAGATCCGCGTCGAGCGTGACGGGCTCGCCGACGCCGTCGCGTGGGTGGCGAGAAGCCTCCCCTCCCGGCCTCCCGTGCCGGTGCTGGGCGGTGTGCTCCTCGACGCCGGTTCCGACGGCGACACCGACGCCCTGACGGTCTCGGGCTTCGACTACGAGGTTTCCGCCACGGTCGGCGTGCCGGCGACGATCGCCGACGGCGGCCGCCTGCTGGTCTCCGGGCGCCTCCTCGCCGACATCACCAAGGCGCTGCCCGCGCAGCCGGTCGAGATCTCCGTCGACGGCGCGCGCGCCACCATCACGTGCGGCACCGCGCGGTTCTCCCTGCCGACCATGCCGGTCGAGGACTACCCGCAGCTGCCGTCCCAGCCCGCCTTCGCGGGCGAGCTCGCCGGCGACGCGTTCGGCCAGGCCGTCACCCAGGTCGTCGTCGCTTCGGGCAAGGACGACACGCTGCCGATGCTGACCGGCATGCGGCTCGAGATCTCCGGCAGCTCGCTGACCCTGGTCGCGACCGACCGGTTCCGGCTCGCCATGCGCGAGTTCACGTGGCAGCCGGCCGAGGGCCTCGCCGACGCCGCGGTGCTCGTCCCGGCGCGCACCCTCGCCGAAGCCGCCAAGACGCTCGGCGCGAGCGGTGCCACGATCCGCCTCGCGCTCGCCAGCGGTGAGGGCCTGCTCGGCCTGTCCGGCTCCGGGCGCTACACGACGACCCGCCTGCTCGACGCGGAGTTCCCGCCGTACCGCCAGTTGCTGCCCGCGTCGCACACCTCACGCGCGGTCATCGACGTGTCCGCTCTCAC includes the following:
- a CDS encoding Jag family protein, coding for MSETIDTIDADQDDVTPEPASDEAGEQKAGGGDDVLVQEGDIAGDYLERLLDLLDYDGDIDLDVEAGRAIVSIDGGEDLEKLVGPRGTVLEALQELTRLAVQQETGSRSRLMLDIAGWRADRREELRELGRSTAESVLQNGERVRLQPMSPFERKVVHDAVATVAGVTSESEGEDPKRRVVIFPES
- the yidC gene encoding membrane protein insertase YidC, which translates into the protein MLDFIYYPVSFILWCWHKVFGFVFGEATAISWILGIIFLTFTVRGIMFKPFVNQVRSMKKMQDFAPEMKKVQKKYANDRQRQAQEMQKLQREHGVNPLGSCLPMLLQIPVFIGLNHVLRAFTMPPPGGGPKTENYFFSQADVHSYVSAKLFGVNLGEAVYNGVGVVSGGAANVGFQWGVLPVALPLMIIASIATHLTARHSVARQNAASATPQTAIMNKLTMYVFPLGVLVFGALFPLGLLFYWLANNGWTLMQQRLVYTKIDKEEAARKAEAAEKRASLGPKPGQKPTAPKVGQKPVQQKKNQPAQGGSQKKVTKAGSAHGFAQTSPAEAAAQAAEAAAPAPADTSGQNGSNGSKDNGTGVPGLLKDSTRKSGRKRR
- the yidD gene encoding membrane protein insertion efficiency factor YidD, yielding MQATPEHDHDVETAPPRPGPVAWVLLLPIKLYRKAISPFLPPACRFYPSCSAYAVEALTRHGAAGGSYLALRRLLRCGPWTPPGRDPVPEKFSWRYRRPETPIEE
- the dnaA gene encoding chromosomal replication initiator protein DnaA yields the protein MSEHQHNLGVIWEQVVRELSDGTLSPQQRAWMRVTRPIGLLDGTALLAAPSDFAKEAIERGLRGAITDALSRRLGRAISLAVKVDSTETVAPVPAPHYVPSPGRVENGAVPEPAPVPRPGPGPMLPPPRPEPTPPLPPHQSLAPKHDDGDDTDEEVDEEGEALAAVHEIWPTFSGQPIAGQPYTAPAQPQTSKTKLNEKYTFDTFVIGASNRFAHAAAVAVAEAPARAYNPLFIWGESGLGKTHLLHAVGHYAQRLFPGMRVRYVSTEEFTNDFINSLRDDRKVAFQRRYRDIDILLVDDIQFLEGKEGTQEEFFHTFNTLHNANKQIVVSSDRPPKRLETLEDRLRTRFEWGLITDIQPPELETRIAILRKKAAQDRLAVPGDVLEFIASRVEANIRELEGALIRVTAFASLNQQPVDAGLAEIVLRDLIPDSHAPEITAPTIMGVISEFFDVTLDDLCGPGKTKALATARQIAMYLCRELTDMSLPKIGQTFGGRDHTTVMHADKKIRKEMAERRRIYDQVQELTSRIKQRARQ
- the rpmH gene encoding 50S ribosomal protein L34 gives rise to the protein MSKGKRTFQPNNRRRAKTHGFRLRMRTRAGRAILAGRRRKGRAALSA
- a CDS encoding DUF6886 family protein, whose product is MRPAPDEVLHFSEDPTITRFVPHVAATARQPEAYVWAVDDARAPDYWFPRQCPRALAWVTPSTTAPDRASLGGPRVHAIEYGWLPAVQSVRLYAYRFAASSFRSFGSHAHAMVATSPVSPLGPPEPVGDLLALHEAAGIELRVMRNLWGFVDAVSASSLGFSGIRLRNARPRPSELQR
- the rnpA gene encoding ribonuclease P protein component, encoding MLPAAARLRRSEDFRVVLRRGSRAGRRRLVVHALTTDPSEAADAVQFDGTVSAARAGFVVSKAVGNSVVRHRVTRRLRHLVSARLGTLPAGSALVVRALPPSATASSAELGADLDAALRRLGLVSGRLGLSPSHRPAGDAPRPTRPEDAAPDHGSAV
- the dnaN gene encoding DNA polymerase III subunit beta, whose translation is MKIRVERDGLADAVAWVARSLPSRPPVPVLGGVLLDAGSDGDTDALTVSGFDYEVSATVGVPATIADGGRLLVSGRLLADITKALPAQPVEISVDGARATITCGTARFSLPTMPVEDYPQLPSQPAFAGELAGDAFGQAVTQVVVASGKDDTLPMLTGMRLEISGSSLTLVATDRFRLAMREFTWQPAEGLADAAVLVPARTLAEAAKTLGASGATIRLALASGEGLLGLSGSGRYTTTRLLDAEFPPYRQLLPASHTSRAVIDVSALTESIKRVSLVAERGTQVRLEFGDNTLRLSAGGDDEGSAEEELQVEYEGEPVTIAFNPGYLVDGLGALHSDRAELTFTTPNRPALIKPADPEGNVVPGYLYLLMPVRLPG